The Porphyrobacter sp. HT-58-2 genome has a window encoding:
- a CDS encoding DUF6127 family protein, with protein sequence MSREDILASLMAQAREEGAELVTLRAIVEEASALATDRTLERLGLGDAGAEGDLVELRELLQAWRDAKTSAWKALVEWIIRGALALLLIGIAVRLGVWDLL encoded by the coding sequence ATGAGCCGCGAAGACATACTCGCAAGCCTGATGGCGCAAGCCCGCGAGGAAGGGGCCGAGTTGGTCACCTTGCGCGCCATCGTCGAAGAAGCGAGCGCGCTCGCCACCGACCGGACGCTGGAGCGCCTCGGCCTCGGCGATGCCGGGGCAGAGGGCGACCTGGTGGAATTGCGCGAACTGCTGCAGGCTTGGCGCGATGCCAAGACCAGCGCATGGAAGGCTCTGGTCGAATGGATCATCCGCGGTGCGCTGGCGCTGTTGCTGATCGGGATCGCGGTGCGGCTCGGCGTGTGGGATCTGCTGTGA
- a CDS encoding DNA-packaging protein, whose translation MSGPYDDMIADESEDGDRLRYKLSEAMDRDERNGFDYLWDYQARPEQLPPPGDWRIWMIMAGRGFGKTRAGAEWVRMIADANPDARIALVSSSLAEARAVMVEGESGLLAICRPGHKPTFEPSLHRVRFTNGAQAQLFSAAEPETLRGPQHSHAWCDEIGKWPLAHERATRCWDNLLLGLRLGSDPRIAVTTTPRAVPLVRRLVAQTGSGEVVITRGSTLDNTEHLAERFMEAIASEFGDTQLARQEIGGELLEDIEGALWTRSLLEQVREHGPVAAHARVVVAVDPPAGTGGDECGIIVAALGHDGIARVLADCSVSGATPADWARNVANAAQEWEADRVVAEANQGGVMVESVLRAAEQTLPLKLVHASRGKIARAEPVAALYAAGRVRHLGVFARLEDQLCGLLVGGTYAGPGRSPDRADALVWALTELLLGRRTATPSVRQI comes from the coding sequence ATGAGCGGCCCCTATGACGACATGATCGCCGATGAAAGCGAGGATGGCGACAGGCTCCGCTACAAACTCAGCGAGGCCATGGATCGCGACGAGCGCAACGGGTTCGACTACTTGTGGGACTACCAGGCCCGCCCCGAACAGCTCCCGCCGCCGGGCGACTGGCGGATCTGGATGATCATGGCCGGACGCGGCTTCGGGAAGACCCGTGCCGGGGCCGAATGGGTGCGGATGATTGCCGATGCCAATCCGGATGCCCGCATCGCGCTGGTCTCGTCCTCGCTGGCAGAGGCGCGCGCGGTGATGGTCGAGGGTGAGAGCGGGTTGCTGGCGATCTGCCGTCCCGGCCACAAGCCAACTTTCGAACCTTCGCTGCACCGCGTCCGCTTCACCAATGGCGCACAGGCCCAGTTGTTCTCCGCTGCCGAACCCGAGACCCTGCGCGGTCCGCAGCACAGCCACGCCTGGTGTGACGAGATCGGCAAGTGGCCGCTGGCGCATGAACGGGCAACGCGCTGCTGGGACAATTTGCTGCTCGGCCTGAGGTTGGGGAGTGACCCGCGCATCGCCGTCACCACCACCCCGCGCGCGGTACCGCTGGTACGGCGACTGGTGGCGCAGACCGGAAGCGGCGAGGTTGTGATCACCCGCGGCTCGACCCTGGACAACACTGAACACCTGGCCGAGCGCTTCATGGAAGCGATCGCCAGCGAGTTCGGCGATACCCAGCTGGCGCGACAGGAAATCGGTGGCGAGCTGCTGGAGGATATCGAAGGCGCGCTGTGGACCCGCTCGCTGCTGGAACAGGTCCGTGAACACGGCCCGGTGGCGGCGCATGCGAGGGTCGTGGTTGCGGTCGATCCGCCCGCCGGGACCGGTGGTGACGAATGCGGCATCATCGTCGCCGCGCTCGGCCACGACGGGATTGCACGGGTATTGGCGGACTGTTCGGTGAGCGGGGCGACGCCCGCCGATTGGGCACGAAATGTCGCCAACGCAGCGCAGGAATGGGAAGCCGACCGGGTCGTGGCCGAAGCCAATCAGGGGGGCGTAATGGTCGAAAGCGTACTGCGCGCCGCCGAACAGACGCTGCCGCTGAAGCTGGTTCATGCCAGTCGCGGCAAGATCGCCCGCGCCGAACCGGTCGCCGCACTTTATGCCGCTGGCCGGGTGCGGCACCTCGGCGTCTTTGCGCGGCTGGAGGATCAATTGTGCGGCCTGCTCGTGGGCGGCACCTATGCCGGGCCGGGGCGCAGTCCCGACCGAGCCGACGCATTGGTGTGGGCGCTGACCGAACTGCTGCTTGGGCGGCGCACCGCCACTCCAAGCGTGCGGCAGATCTAA
- a CDS encoding phage portal protein yields MALLDNLISAFKGGERTRVPLSCGMTQGWLPAFDGGPAARSYDYARAVSEGFLANPIAQRSVRLLAEGIGQAPLACPDPRLAALVAATSAGQSLIETLAANLLLNGNAYVQILKDASGTPVELFALRPDRIQVVLDDKGWPRAYDYTVGSHTARLPVEDEDGWPGVIAIRAMHPLDDHRGAGGLEAAWQAVLIHNAATHWNRALLENAARPSGALIYETDDGGALTLEQFERLKRELDAAFSGSGNAGRPMLLDGGLKWQNMALSPADMDFATLKSAAARDIAIAFGVPPMLLGLPGDNTYANYREASRALWRLTLLPLAEKLFAALREGLAPWFPEAELRIDLDRVPALSEDRERLWSQVSDADFLSRAEKRLMLGLSPEETA; encoded by the coding sequence ATGGCCTTGCTCGATAATCTGATCTCCGCCTTCAAGGGCGGGGAGCGCACCCGCGTGCCCCTTTCCTGCGGCATGACGCAAGGTTGGCTTCCCGCTTTCGACGGTGGCCCGGCAGCGCGCAGCTATGATTATGCGCGGGCGGTGAGTGAGGGTTTTCTCGCCAATCCGATTGCCCAGCGTTCTGTCCGCCTGTTGGCCGAGGGGATCGGACAAGCGCCGCTGGCCTGTCCTGACCCACGCCTTGCCGCGCTGGTCGCCGCCACCAGCGCGGGCCAGTCGCTGATTGAGACTCTGGCGGCCAACCTTTTGCTGAACGGCAATGCCTATGTGCAGATCCTGAAGGACGCGTCAGGCACACCGGTCGAGTTGTTCGCCTTGCGGCCCGACCGCATCCAGGTCGTGCTCGACGACAAGGGCTGGCCTCGCGCTTATGACTACACGGTGGGTAGCCATACGGCCCGCCTGCCGGTGGAGGACGAGGATGGCTGGCCGGGCGTGATCGCGATCCGGGCAATGCATCCGCTGGACGATCACCGCGGTGCGGGCGGGCTGGAGGCAGCGTGGCAGGCGGTGCTCATCCACAATGCCGCAACCCACTGGAACCGCGCACTTCTGGAGAACGCCGCGCGGCCTTCTGGTGCTCTGATCTACGAAACCGATGATGGCGGGGCGTTGACGCTCGAACAATTCGAACGGCTCAAACGCGAGCTCGACGCTGCCTTTTCCGGATCCGGAAATGCCGGTCGCCCAATGCTGCTCGACGGGGGGCTCAAGTGGCAGAACATGGCACTGAGCCCGGCCGACATGGACTTTGCCACGCTCAAGAGCGCGGCGGCGCGCGACATCGCGATCGCCTTTGGAGTGCCGCCGATGCTGCTCGGCCTGCCGGGCGATAACACCTATGCCAATTACCGCGAGGCCAGCCGGGCGCTGTGGCGCCTGACCCTGCTGCCGCTGGCAGAGAAACTGTTCGCCGCCTTGCGCGAAGGGCTCGCCCCCTGGTTTCCCGAAGCCGAACTGCGGATCGATCTCGATCGCGTGCCGGCCCTGTCCGAAGACCGCGAGCGACTGTGGTCGCAGGTTTCCGATGCCGATTTTCTGAGCCGCGCCGAAAAGCGCCTGATGCTGGGCCTGAGCCCCGAGGAGACTGCTTAA
- a CDS encoding HK97 family phage prohead protease, with the protein MNHSAKAPSQLRFAGYAALFDITDAGRDTIRHGAFARTLAARTTPLPLFWQHRPDQPIGVIEHVAEDARGLRVIARIDQQHSRAAHLLRQGKVNGLSFGFRTRAARQSPEGRELIEIDLFEVSLVTHPLHPMARVHLVT; encoded by the coding sequence GTGAACCATTCCGCGAAAGCACCCTCCCAGCTGCGCTTCGCCGGCTATGCCGCCCTGTTCGACATCACCGATGCCGGACGAGACACAATTAGGCACGGCGCCTTTGCCCGGACATTGGCTGCACGCACCACGCCGCTCCCGCTGTTCTGGCAGCACCGTCCCGACCAGCCGATCGGGGTCATCGAACACGTCGCCGAAGACGCTCGCGGCCTCAGGGTGATCGCCCGCATCGACCAGCAGCACAGCCGCGCCGCACATCTGCTCAGGCAAGGTAAGGTCAACGGGCTCAGCTTCGGCTTCCGTACCCGTGCGGCGCGCCAATCGCCGGAAGGCCGCGAATTGATCGAAATTGATCTGTTCGAGGTCAGCCTCGTCACGCACCCGCTGCATCCGATGGCTCGGGTGCATCTTGTTACCTAG